One genomic region from Ptychodera flava strain L36383 chromosome 5, AS_Pfla_20210202, whole genome shotgun sequence encodes:
- the LOC139134147 gene encoding oocyte zinc finger protein XlCOF6-like: protein MESVELMNKDHLLSDVEPCERTNFNGGGTRSFKFNNNWDVLSQQECCAIFKGLKHVYKMHELVKPLETLTEKMCQQYQDNTLSMKDVSIIVQSLVLRGLITLEYDVSKPENRDEDSTPHHEGDHIENQTTLHKDSFSLVEYHSHNGDDNDGEVSNECGEIYMNSSDDGAHGLNYSGAQESECEGLALIHSELRPFRRVECSKTLPVVSNGNLETHTLTHSNIRAHKCKECGKTFSHKSSLKRHMLSRSEIRPHECKECGKTFTQKGNLKTHMITHSEIRPHECKECGKTFSHKSSLKRHMLTHSEIRQHKCKECGKTCTLKGNIKRHMVTHSNIRPHSCKECGKTFTLKDSLKMHMLTHSDIRPHECKECGKTFKIKDSLKRHMLTHSNIRPHSCKECGKTFTLKVSLKMHMLTHSEIRPYECKECGKTFKVKDSLKMHMLTHSEIRPYECKECGKTFKVKVSLKNHMLTHSNIRPHTCKECGKTFTQKVSLKMHMLTHSGVRPHKCEECGKMFRRKDDVTRHMVIHSGARLRECINCGERFSHISSLKKHMMLTHTEIRPRQCKSVVRHLTKNRILLGIC from the exons ATGGAATCGGTGGAACTAATGAACAAGGATCATCTTCTTTCGGATGTGGAACCCTGTGAGAGAACAAACTTTAATGGCGGTGGTACCAGGTCATTCAAGTTCAACAACAACTGGGATGTTTTAAGTCAACAAG agtgttgtgcaattttcaaaggtctaaaacatgtttacaaaatgCATGAGCTAGTGAAACCATTAGAGACACTGACTGAAAAGATGTGTCAACAATATCAAGACAATACATTATCAATGAAAG ATGTATCGATAATTGTACAAAGCCTTGTGCTACGTGGGCTGATTACATTGGAATATGATGTGTCCAAACCAGAGAACAGGGATGAAGACTCAACTCCACACCATGAGGGTGATCATATTGAAAACCAAACTACATTACACAAAGATTCCTTCAGTTTGGTGGAGTACCATTCTCATAATGGTGACGACAATGATGGTGAAGTCAGCAATGAGTGTGGTGAAATTTATATGAACAGCAGTGATGATGGAGCACATGGCTTGAATTATTCAGGGGCACAAGAAAGTGAATGCGAGGGGCTTGCATTGATCCATTCTGAACTCAGGCCATTCCGACGCGTTGAGTGCAGTAAAACATTACCGGTAGTCTCAAATGGCAATCTTGAGACACATACTTTGACCCACTCAAATATCAGAGCACataaatgtaaagagtgtggtaaaacattcagcCATAAAAGCAGTCTTAAAAGGCATATGTTAAGCCGCTCAGAGATCAGACcgcatgaatgcaaagagtgtggcaaAACATTCACGCAAAAGGGCAATCTTAAAACGCATATGATCACCCACTCAGagatcagaccacatgaatgtaaagagtgtggtaaaacattcagcCATAAAAGCAGTCTTAAAAGgcatatgttgacccactcaGAGATCAGACAgcataaatgcaaagagtgtggcaaAACATGCACACTAAAGGGCAATATTAAAAGGCACATGGTGACCCACTCAAATATAAGACCACATAGTTGCAAAGAGTGTGGGAAAACATTCACACTGAAGGACAGTCTTAAAATgcatatgttgacccactcagatatcagaccacatgaatgtaaagagtgtggtaaaacatttaaaataaagGACAGTCTTAAAAGGCACATGTTGACCCACTCAAATATAAGACCACATAGTTGCAAAGAGTGTGGGAAAACATTCACACTGAAGGTCAGTCTTAAAATgcatatgttgacccactcagagatcagaccatatgaatgtaaagagtgtggtaaaacatttaaagtgAAGGACAGTCTTAAAATgcatatgttgacccactcagagatcagaccatatgaatgtaaagagtgtggtaaaacatttaaagtgAAGGTTAGTCTTAAAAATCACATGTTGACCCACTCAAATATAAGACCACATACATGCAAAGAATGTGGcaaaacattcacacagaagGTCAGTCTTAAAATGCATATGTTGacccattctggtgtcagaccacatAAATGTGAAGAGTGTGGTAAAATGTTTCGCAGAAAGGATGATGTTACAAGGCATATGGTGATCCATTCTGGTGCCAGACTGCGTGAATGTATAAATTGTGGTGAAAGATTCAGCCACATAAGCAGTCTTAAGAAGCACATGATGTTGACCCACACAGAGATCAGGCCACGTCAATGCAAAAGTGTGGTAAGACATTTAACAAAGAACAGGATCTTATTgggcatatgttga
- the LOC139134148 gene encoding zinc finger protein OZF-like isoform X2, whose protein sequence is MHDLVKPFQTLTEMLCQQYRDNALSLQDSSIIVRSLVLSGLITLEYDVSDRENSNEDVTQQHEGDHIECRTTLHKDSLSLVACHSYDGEDNDGEISNDCGKIYMNNSNDGAHSLNYSGAQQRECGECVETFKHSRYLKGLALIHSYLTPFRGSECGMTLNQNLETPLLTNSNIKQCESKEHGQTCTQECDLINANVRQHLYKDFSGKFAYKGTLKTHMPNHFNSRPYECKECGKTFPYKYNLKRHILIHSDIRQHECGVCGRKFSRKSPFMRHLQIHSGDRPHECKVCGKRFIQKYDLKNHMLLHLGIRPYECEECGKTFTQKSGLKRHMLTHSNIRPHECKECGKGYKQKCDLFRHMMIHSGVRQHECNN, encoded by the coding sequence ATTCATCAATAATTGTACGGAGCCTTGTGCTAAGTGGGCTGATTACATTGGAATATGATGTGTCCGACCGAGAGAACAGCAATGAAGATGTGACTCAACAGCATGAGGGCGATCATATTGAATGCCGAACTACATTACACAAAGATTCCTTGAGTTTGGTGGCGTGTCATTCTTATGACGGGGAAGACAATGATGGTGAAATCAGCAATGATTGTGGTAAAATTTATATGAACAACAGCAATGATGGAGCACATAGCTTGAACTATTCAGGTGCACAACAAAGAGAATGTGGAGAATGTGTTGAGACCTTCAAACACAGCAGGTATCTCAAGGGACTTGCATTGATTCATTCTTATCTCACACCATTCCGAGGCAGTGAGTGCGGTATGACATTAAATCAGAATCTTGAGACACCTTTGTTGACCAACTCAAATATCAAGCAATGTGAAAGCAAAGAGCATGGCCAAACATGTACACAGGAATGTGACCTTATCAATGCAAATGTTAGGCAACATTTATACAAAGATTTTAGcgggaaatttgcatataaggGCACTCTCAAAACACACATGCCAAACCACTTCAACAGcagaccatatgaatgcaaggagtgtggtaaaacatttcctTACAAGTATAATCTTAAGAGACATATATTGATACATTCTGATatcagacaacatgaatgtGGAGTGTGTGGAAGAAAATTTTCTCGAAAGAGTCCCTTTATGAGACATTTGCAAATTCATTCTGGTgacagaccacatgaatgcaaagtgtgtggcaaaaGATTCATACAGAAGTATGATCTTAAAAACCATATGCTGTTACATCTTGGTATCAGACCATATGAATGTGAAGAATGTGGgaaaacattcacacagaagTCTGGTCTTAAAAGGCACATGTTGACCcactcaaatatcagacctcatgaatgcaaagagtgcgGTAAAGGATACAAACAGAAGTGTGATCTTTTCAGACATATgatgatccattctggtgtcagacagcATGAATGTAATAATTAG